The following DNA comes from Pirellulales bacterium.
GGCTTTGCGGCAATTTCCAAATGAAAATGGTCGCCATTCAGCACAACTGGTATTTACGGCCCACAGTATTCCGCTGGCAATGTCCGAGAAATGCCCATATGAACAACAACTTCGAGACGCTTGCCAATTGGTGGCGGCCGCCGTCGGGCAACCGAATTGGCAATTGGTATATCAAAGCCGTAGTGGTCCGCCATCGCAGCCGTGGTTGGAACCGGACATTAACGACCATTTACATAAACTCGCTGCCGATCATGTGCACGACGTAGTAGTGGTGCCCATCGGCTTTCTTTCGGACCATATCGAAGTGTTGTACGATTTGGATTTGGAGGCGAAACACACGGCCGAAACGCTAGGCATCAATTTGATTCGGGCCAAAACGGTTGGCACGCATCCGCGGTTTGTGCAAATGATTTGTGAATTGATATCAGAGCGAATGAATGCAGAAATTGAGCGGCCAGCGTTAGGCGCCTTCGGTCCGAGCCCTGACGTGTGTCCACCCGACTGTTGCCGCAAGTAAGAACAGGTAAAGTGACAAATGGTCAGCGATGATTTAATAGTCGCACGGTAAACACTTCACTTGGGTATTTGCCCTATTTTGGAATTATGGAATTACGAACTCTCGGCAACACCAACCTCCGCATTTCGTCCGTTGCGCTGGGCACGTGGCCCATGGCGGGCATGACCTCGCTGGACGTGAACGAAGCCGATAGCCTGGCCACGATTGCGGCAGCATTGGATGCTGGTGTCAACTTTTTTGACACGGCGTACTGTTATGGCTCCCACGGAGAAAGCGAACGGCTGTTAGCTCAGGCACTGGGACGTCGCCGTGCCGAGGTTGTAATTGCCACCAAGGGCGGAATTCATTGGGATGCGGCCGGACAGCGAATTTCTGATGCTCGGCCGGTCACTCTTCGACGGCAATGTGAGGAAAGCTTGCGGCGGCTCAATACCGATTGGGTTGACTTGCTGTACCTGCATGCGCCCGACCCGCAGATACCCGTGGCCGAATCGGCTGGCGAATTGAAGCAACTGATGGTCGAAGGCAAAACTCGGAGCGTGGGTGTATCGAATGCCACACTTCAGCAACTACGAGATTTCGCGGCAGTGTGCCCTATCGCCGCATACCAGCCCTGCTACAACATGCTACAGCGGGAAATCGAAGTCGATACGCTTCCTTGGTGCCGTGAGCATGGTATGGCTGTTTGCATCTATTGGCCATTGATGAAAGGATTACTCACGGCGAAGTTTGCTCGAAATCATCAATTCGACCCCCGTGACGGCCGACGAAAATATCCCATGTATCACGGGCAGGAGTGGGAAAGAAATCAAGCATTTCTGGACGAACTTCGGCAGATTGCTGCCGAAGCCGGCCACACTGTGGCACAAGTCGTTATCAATTGGACCATTCATCAGCCGGGCATAACCAGTGCTTTGTGTGGCGCCAAACGGCCCGCGCAAATCCAAGAAACCGCGGCCGCCATGAGTTGGAAACTCTCGGGAACCCACCTGGCCCGCATTAACGGCGCTATCCAACGGCGCGGCAAAATTGTTTCACGCACTGCGGTGTGAAAAGTCTCTCTCGTGCATTGATGTTTATCATAAACAATGAGCTGTTGCTAACCCGCAAGCAACCAAAGCCGCGAACGACTGCAATCATTCACTTTCGCTGAATTATTTATCACTGCAGCTATGCCGCGTGTTTTGCTGACTGCCTTTGAACCGTACGATCGCTGGAAAGCGAATGCCAGTTGGCTGGCGCTGGTGCATCTGACGCAAAGTTTGCCGGAGGAGCCCCAGATCACCACGCGGTTGTATCCAGTCGATTTTTCTGAAATGAAGGATCGTTTGGCCGCAGATTTATCGAGTAATTTTGACTATGCCCTGCATCTTGGGCAGGCCCCGGGGAGTTCGCGAATTCAACTCGAAGCGATTGGGCTAAATATCGGCGGTTCGAGCAGTCAATCGCCCGATCAGTTTCGGACGCTCACGGACGACGGACCGGTGGCGTATCGAAGCGAACTGCCGCTGGCAGATTGGGCGGTGAAGTTGCGGCGAGCCGGCATTCCCACACAAGTCTCTTATTATGCGGGCACTTACTTGTGTAATGCGACACTGTATTGGTCGCACTATTTGGCGGAACGAATGTCGCTTTCCACGCTGGCGGCGTTTATCCATGTGCCTTTGGATATATCGCAAGTGGTGAACGAACCGCACGGCACTGCCGCGTTGCCGGTAGCTGTATCTGCAAATGCTGTGCGCTTGATTTTGGAAGAATTGGCTTCCAGGCCGAAATCATAAATCTGCAATGTTCGAAGACGTGGCAACTTATTCGCGTCTGCGCAACACTTCTGGATTAACCACATTTTCCGGAACACCTCCTTGAAGACAAGTTGCCACTTGCCGTGCCGTACGCGATCGCAAATTCTCTAACGATTCGATCGACACGAAGGCGGCGTGTGGCGTAACAATTACACGACAATCGTTAAACGGCGGCTGCGTGAGATCAGGCGGTTCGGGGTCTTGCACGTCTAGTGCCGCGCCGGCCAATTGGCCGGCCTGAAGTGCAGCGGCCAAAGCCATTTGATCGATCAACCCACCACGGGACGTATTGATTAAATATGCCGTCGGCTTCATGAGCGCGAACTGCCGTGCGCCCATCATGTGCTTAGTTTCGGGCGTTAGCGGCACATGCAGGCTGATGTAATCGCTGTTCTGAATCAACTGGTCAAACTCGCACCATTCAACGCCGGAGGGCAGGTCTTGTTGCCTTTTTTGCGTGCGCCCTGAGGTAAGCACGCGCATTTTGAGAGCGATGGCTTTTTCAGCCAATCGGCGACCGATGTTACCCAGACCCACAATCCCCAAATTCTGGCCTTCTATTCGGCGCAAGGCAGGGCCATCTTGCAAACTATATCGACCCGATTTCGTTTCCTGGTGATAAAACGCAATTTTCCGTGACAACGACAATAGCAAGGCCAAAGCGTGCTCCGCCACTTCAATCACGCAGTAATCGGGCACGTTGGTAACCACGATGCCGCGGCGAGTTGCGGCGGCCACGTCGATGTTATCTAACCCAATACCCAAGCGAGAAATGATTTTGCATTGCTGGGCAACAGCGATCACCGATTCCGTCACTTTTGCCCAATTGGTCATTACGGCATCACAATCTGCAGCTAAGCGGCTCAACGTTTGGTCATCTTGTTGCGGCGCAACAATGAGTTCCGCGCCGGCTTTACGCAAGATTCCGCGTTCAATGCCCAAATCCGGCCATGCGTAGTCAGTTAACAATACTCGCAACATATGCACGTTCAAGGGTAAGAATTACATAGTGCAAAACAGTTTCGCGAAGGTTCGTCGCACACTGGACAATCTCAAAACACAGGCCAGCCACGCGAAGATAAAAAGCCCATCAAGCCAAATTGCTTCGGACCATTTCGCAACTCCATTTCGCGTGGGTAATAGGACTGTTATATACGGTTTCTTCCGGATTGTGTGTCAAAACTTTGCGACCACCTGGTTTCATGGTTAAAATAAATGTTTATAAGCAACGGACGCCAATCCGTCCCGAGCTTCAGGGGAAACTTCGATTTACAACTGGAATAAGTACGATGTTCTGGAGCGCTCACGTCTTCCGCATCCGGCAGCATACTCGCCGACCAACTCGTTGGACCCATGCACGGACACGAAATGCCCGATTTGAACAGTTAGAGCAAAAACGGGTTTTAACAGTTAGTTTTGACTCCGGTAGTGGTCTGCTGACAGTCAACGGCACCAGCGGGAATGACACCATTTTAATTGCCCCCACTAGCAACGGTATAAATGCCCAAGTCACGCTGAATGGGCAGATAATCAGCAACTCAATCCCCCCTGTTGCAATTAGCTCGATTAACCAAATTCAAGTGTTTGGGAGCGATGGCAACGATCTGGTCACGATCAAGAGCATCGACAAACCAGTCACTGTAGACGGTGGGACGGGCACCAACGAGCTAAGCATTATCGGCCATGCAGGCATCAATACCTTCGTGCTGGATACATCCTCTGTGCAGGTCAATGGCTTCGCCTACACGCCCGTAGGCACGAGTATCCAACTTTTGAACATTGCCGGACAAAACGCCAACGACATCTTCACCGTGAATAATTTTTCGGTGATTCCCACCGTTATTGACGGTTCCGGTGGCGTCAATACGTTACAGGGGCCGAATGTCGATACCACGTGGAACATCCAGGTTACCAACGGTGGTAATCTGAACAGCACGTTTCATTTCGGCAATATTCAAAATTTGACCGGCGGAACAGGCGACGACACCTTTCTATTGACCCCAGGAAAAAGCGTCAGTTCGACAATCTCCGGGGGCGCGGGCAACGACACCATTAGCTTTGCCGCCTCCACCACACCAGTCAGCGTGAACCTGCAAACTCACTCTGCCACAGGCGTTGGTCGCTTTTCGACGGACATCGAAAACATTATCGGCGGTGCGGCAAACGACACGCTAACAGGTCCGAATACTTTGATAAGTTCACCACTACCCAACACCTGGAATATTACCGGCGCAAACGCAATCACCTTTGACGGAGTCGGTTTCACCAGCTTTGAGAATCTAACCGGCGGTACTGTCGCCGACGATTTTGTTTTCGCCGATGGCGCCACGGTTTCTGGCAAAATCGACGGTGGCGCAGGCAGCAACACCCTGGATTATAGCGCGTACACAACGTCGTTGAATGTCGTGGCGTCAAACTTTGCACGAATCCAATCTGTGGTCGGCTCAACCATGACCGGCGTCAATGTCGACTTCATCGGGCCCAATGCCAACAATACGTGGAATATCACCGGAACCAACGCCGGCAACGTCGGCGGCATTTCGTTCACCAATGTCGACACGATTACAGGCAGCACGAAGAACGACACGTTCCTCTTCGCGAAGACCGGGCTAGGGGATATTACCGGGACGATCGACGGAGGCCCGGGCACGAATGTGCTCAATTATTCATTGCTCACAACGCCCATTACGATTGATCTCACGGCGAATAGCGCGACAGGGGCTGGCGGCATAGCGAACATCACCGGAGTAATTGGCGGCAGCAGCACGTCAACAATCGACACCGTGATCGGCCCCACGCCTGCCGCCGGCGCACAAAACACTTGGACCATCACCGGCAACAACGCGGGCAATATCAACGGCACGTTCACATTCTCCGGCATCGAAAATCTGACCGGCGGACCGATGGACGACACCTTCGTGATTCCCAACGGTAAGAAATTTTCCGGCCATATCGACGGCGGCGACACCACCAATTTCAACACCCTCGATTACTCCGCTTATACGACAGCAATTAACGTCAATCTGACGACCGGTACGGCAACAAATATCGCCGGGGGCGTCAGCAATATGACTGACATTTTAGGCGGCTCGGGAAATGACGTGCTGACCGGCAACACCAATGGCAATTTAATTTGGGGCAATGGCGGCAATGACATCATCAACGGCATGGGCGGCAACGATATTCTGGTCGGCGGCAATGGTAACGATACTATCACCGGAGGCTCCGGTCGCGATTTAATCATGGGTGGCGCCGGCCGCGACATTCTGAACGGCGAGGGCGGCGAGGACATTTTGATCAGCGGCACCACCAGCTTTGATACCGACGGTGCTACACAGAACGCTATTCTCAATTTCTGGATTTTGGATTCCATTACCACCACGGATTCGATGGGTAACACCACAACTACGCAGCTGCCTTTTGCCACGCGTGTGGCTGAGTTGCGTGCCGGAACCACTGGCGTCACCACCATTCCCACATTCGACTCGACGAATATCTTCGACGATACGTCGTCCGATACCCTCACGGGCGGCAGCGTCGTTACTCCCACGGACGACAATCTTGATTGGTTTTTTGCCACGCTCAGCGGTTCAAACCAAGATACCATTACTGATTTCTCCAGCGGCGAAGCTTTCAATTAAATTACATTCTGCATGTTGCCTGCCTTGTTATCCACTTGGCTCTAGGAAATGGGGCGCAGAATTCAGGTGGATTCCGCCCAAAAATGCCTTTCCCCTGCACAGCACACATCAGTAGTCCGTCCCGCAAATCAAACTATTATTCCCACTTTGCCTGTGGTTTTCTTGCTCCGAATCGCTCCAATGGTT
Coding sequences within:
- a CDS encoding calcium-binding protein is translated as MFWSAHVFRIRQHTRRPTRWTHARTRNARFEQLEQKRVLTVSFDSGSGLLTVNGTSGNDTILIAPTSNGINAQVTLNGQIISNSIPPVAISSINQIQVFGSDGNDLVTIKSIDKPVTVDGGTGTNELSIIGHAGINTFVLDTSSVQVNGFAYTPVGTSIQLLNIAGQNANDIFTVNNFSVIPTVIDGSGGVNTLQGPNVDTTWNIQVTNGGNLNSTFHFGNIQNLTGGTGDDTFLLTPGKSVSSTISGGAGNDTISFAASTTPVSVNLQTHSATGVGRFSTDIENIIGGAANDTLTGPNTLISSPLPNTWNITGANAITFDGVGFTSFENLTGGTVADDFVFADGATVSGKIDGGAGSNTLDYSAYTTSLNVVASNFARIQSVVGSTMTGVNVDFIGPNANNTWNITGTNAGNVGGISFTNVDTITGSTKNDTFLFAKTGLGDITGTIDGGPGTNVLNYSLLTTPITIDLTANSATGAGGIANITGVIGGSSTSTIDTVIGPTPAAGAQNTWTITGNNAGNINGTFTFSGIENLTGGPMDDTFVIPNGKKFSGHIDGGDTTNFNTLDYSAYTTAINVNLTTGTATNIAGGVSNMTDILGGSGNDVLTGNTNGNLIWGNGGNDIINGMGGNDILVGGNGNDTITGGSGRDLIMGGAGRDILNGEGGEDILISGTTSFDTDGATQNAILNFWILDSITTTDSMGNTTTTQLPFATRVAELRAGTTGVTTIPTFDSTNIFDDTSSDTLTGGSVVTPTDDNLDWFFATLSGSNQDTITDFSSGEAFN
- a CDS encoding C-terminal binding protein yields the protein MLRVLLTDYAWPDLGIERGILRKAGAELIVAPQQDDQTLSRLAADCDAVMTNWAKVTESVIAVAQQCKIISRLGIGLDNIDVAAATRRGIVVTNVPDYCVIEVAEHALALLLSLSRKIAFYHQETKSGRYSLQDGPALRRIEGQNLGIVGLGNIGRRLAEKAIALKMRVLTSGRTQKRQQDLPSGVEWCEFDQLIQNSDYISLHVPLTPETKHMMGARQFALMKPTAYLINTSRGGLIDQMALAAALQAGQLAGAALDVQDPEPPDLTQPPFNDCRVIVTPHAAFVSIESLENLRSRTARQVATCLQGGVPENVVNPEVLRRRE
- a CDS encoding aldo/keto reductase, which translates into the protein MELRTLGNTNLRISSVALGTWPMAGMTSLDVNEADSLATIAAALDAGVNFFDTAYCYGSHGESERLLAQALGRRRAEVVIATKGGIHWDAAGQRISDARPVTLRRQCEESLRRLNTDWVDLLYLHAPDPQIPVAESAGELKQLMVEGKTRSVGVSNATLQQLRDFAAVCPIAAYQPCYNMLQREIEVDTLPWCREHGMAVCIYWPLMKGLLTAKFARNHQFDPRDGRRKYPMYHGQEWERNQAFLDELRQIAAEAGHTVAQVVINWTIHQPGITSALCGAKRPAQIQETAAAMSWKLSGTHLARINGAIQRRGKIVSRTAV
- a CDS encoding ferrochelatase: ALRQFPNENGRHSAQLVFTAHSIPLAMSEKCPYEQQLRDACQLVAAAVGQPNWQLVYQSRSGPPSQPWLEPDINDHLHKLAADHVHDVVVVPIGFLSDHIEVLYDLDLEAKHTAETLGINLIRAKTVGTHPRFVQMICELISERMNAEIERPALGAFGPSPDVCPPDCCRK
- a CDS encoding pyroglutamyl-peptidase I; translated protein: MPRVLLTAFEPYDRWKANASWLALVHLTQSLPEEPQITTRLYPVDFSEMKDRLAADLSSNFDYALHLGQAPGSSRIQLEAIGLNIGGSSSQSPDQFRTLTDDGPVAYRSELPLADWAVKLRRAGIPTQVSYYAGTYLCNATLYWSHYLAERMSLSTLAAFIHVPLDISQVVNEPHGTAALPVAVSANAVRLILEELASRPKS